The Balaenoptera ricei isolate mBalRic1 chromosome X, mBalRic1.hap2, whole genome shotgun sequence region TTGATGTCAAGAGTGGCAGCTACTGCCACTGTGATCTGTATTTCAAAGAAATGTCTCATTTTAGTTTTAGTCAACTAAGCTACTGAAAGATAAATAGATCCTAAACTTTCAAAATGTACTTTGTCttatttcctaaatttttttttttgctactaaaTTTTGGGGGAGGATGACTCAGAAAAATGGTCATTAATCTGCTAACTAGTTTTGTTAAGTGCTCAGTTACCAGGAAAATACTACCATCTGTCTTAGTTTCTTTTACAACAGCACACTCCTATTTTCcatgaaatgtttttatattaGACAATAAAACTTTCATAATTTTAAGGCATAATCAAAAACTAATAATGCAGTAATTCCCACATAGATTGTTTTCCCACAGTACCAAACCTTGGAGAAATGCCTAAGGAATTTCATTTGGATTTCTTATCTCCATGTGAAAATACAGCTGTATTACACTATTTTGATGTCATGCTATGTGGCTTTACTTTATTGAGGAGAATGTAGAATAGATGAGAGATCGATAGAtgatgacatctttgtctgattttatgTTGAAGAAAATTAGAGATAGTTAGTAGATCTGTTTTTATTCTGGAATATCCTGGTGGACATTCCAACTGAATGGTAAATAAGTGCCAATTCAAGTTTTCGGAAACTGATGCAATATTatcctatacatatttttaaaaaagaaaatgaaggtagTAAATGGCTCTAATTGTTGAAGAAAATGCTGCTATTTTGTTCTTTAGTTGAATATAATCAATAACCAGCCTAAAGGGAAATATTTTGCTCTCCAAACACCCATCCCATTGCTTCATTCATCGTGGTACTCAGTCGGAAGTGTATTAccagaagagtttttaaaattaccacaactcattcatatattcattcactaaacaattattgaacacctactatgttcaGACAGTAAAGCCCTCTGAGGaggaaatgctatgtaaataaaaataataaattaacaatGCAAGTgttaatattatttatctttcaaGATGCAGCTCAAATTCAGTTTGCTACTCCTTTCTCTGTGTTCTgcaccttaaaaatattttgtctatgtTTGAGTACCTATCTACTGAGCTCTTTGAAAAGGTAGAGACCttggtttattcatttttgtattccaCAGAACCTAACATAAGATTTGGTACAGATCAAACAGGTGGTCAGAAAACGATAGGTGAAATGAAGGAATTAACATAGTGTTGCATCATTTAGTATTCAGTTAAGAAGATAGTACTTGTCCAAAAACtgaatttatttcttcaaagtagATATTATAATGCAGTTGTTATCGTGTTATCCTAGAACTTGGATTATCATAAATCATAATGAGTCGATACATTGTTTGATTATATTTATTCTGATTATATTTCAAGGTGGTTTATCATCTAACAAACAGGCTATTAAATAGAGCAGTTTCAAactttcaaaagaaatgaaacccGTCTAGTCTCTCAAAGTTTTTACTCCCTAGAAGCTTACACGGAACGTAGATGAAAGCGACTAGCTTCCCTCGCATCCCAACCGTTTGTGACCGCATTACCCcgtctttccctttcctttttcccaCCCTTTCGCCCTCCGGAAGGGGCCGAGCTCTCCCGGTACTTCCCAGTCTTCCTCCGCCCCCTGCGGAAGGAGCCGAAGGCGGAGTGGGGCGCCGAAGCGGGGCGGCCTAGCGCTCGGACCCCTCCGGAAAGAGCCGAACCGCACTCGGAAGAGGAGGGCGCCTTTGCCTTCGGCGACTGGCCCCCGCGCGGTGCCCTCTGTCGGCGGCTTGGGGCAGCTGTGGCAGCGGTGGCGGCGGGAGGCGGTAGCCGCGTCGACGTCGACCAAGACTGGAGCGACGTTTAAAGAAGGAGCCGAGTCGCCGCGGAGTCCGGCTTCTGGTTGTTGGAGGACTCCCACCCTTCCGCGCGGCCCGACGACGAGAAGCTGCGGCGCCGGGAAGCAGGTGAGGAGCCGGCCGCGACCCGGGAGGGGGCGAGGGATCGCGCCTGCTTCCTCCGTCCCTGGGCCGCGCCTGCCTTCGCTTTCTCCTCACTTGAACCAGGAAGCGGCGGAGACGGAGTCTCCGCTCCTCCGGCCCTTTCTTTGTGTGGGCCCGGGAGCGAAGGAGGGGACGAACCGGGAGGGCCGCGGCGCGGTCCCCTCCGCCGTCAGGGGCCGAGGGGCTGCCGGCGCCCGGGGTAGGCCCGGAGCGTGGGGAGCCCACCGCGGAGAACCACTCGGCGTTTTCCTCgcccctctgcctgcctttttgCGCCTCTTTTCCCCTCCTAGCCCTTACTTTGATTTAGAGCTTTTCGGCCTGGCCCATCCTCCCCTTCCGTCCCCTTCCCAGGGCATAACAATGCCGCCTGCTTGGCCTCATCCCCTCCCAACACCCCACCCTCCGGTTCGCCACCTTCTACTTTCCCCGGCTCGCCTCGCCTTACTACCCCCGCCCTGACTGTGCTGGCTGGACCTCCATCTGTATTTGCGTGAAGCTGCTTTTCCGCGTGAATCGGGGTTAAAAACCTCGGTTGCAGCCGGCCGGGTGcgaatgggaagagggggtggagggaggaagatgGGGTTCAGCTGCCGCAGGGAGCCGCGTGTCGGTTGTTTCAGTCTCGCGGGTGGTGTTTCTCTTTTCCACCTTCACCTGCCCTCGGTCAAGGATTTGTCTCACAGGAATGAGGAACGGCTTTTCCACAGTCGGGTCGCAAATCTTGGTTGGGGTGGGTTCAGACCGATTTGTGCTGTTCCTGGATCCACCTtaacagggaagaggaggaaacctaaacaacaaaatgaaaccaAGTCCCGGTGTCACCTGGACACGTACCTTTAAATAATTCCCCCATTGGGAACACCcatttgcaaatgacaaaaataGTGGGACCGTATTCAGAAAACCTATCTATCCACTGAAAAGGGACTTGTGTCGAAATCCCCATATTTCGGAAGCCCAGGTTGCTGGCTCGCTGTCCAAAGGTCACCCTTTCTGATGAATGCCTTTATGGTAACCTGGAATTCCTTGGTACCGTTAACAAGCAATGCCTTATAACATGATGTTTTAAATCCTTGATTTCTAgacttttctcctattttttgtttttaagctattattttgaaaaatttagaaGATATTTGAGACGCCCTGTCTTCCACGTGTATATAACTTAAGAACTGTGACAGTGGTACTATTTTGGTAACTctaaagagaaagaatattaGCAATAAAAAGTGTTTCTTTACCAAAAGTACTTATCAACTAATTTTTCCCccgcttatctattttattttattttattattttttaacatctttattggagtataattgctttacaatgtttagtttctgctgtacagcaaagtgaatcagctatacatatacatatgttcccatatctcctccctcttgtgtctccctcccatcctccctatcccacccctctagttggtcacaaagcaccgagctgatctccctgtgctatgcagctgcttcccactagctatctattttacatttggtagtgtatatatgtccatgccactctctcacttcgtcccagcttaaccttccctctccccgtgtcctcaagtccattctctacgtctgtctttattcctgtcctgcccctaggttcgttagaaccttttttttttttttagattccatatatatgtgttagcatacggtatttgtttttcccgttctgacttacttcactcagtatgacagactctaggtccatccacctcactacaaataagtcaatttgtttctttttatggctgagtaataatattccattatatatatgtgccacatcttctgtatccattcatctgtcgatggacacttaggttgcttccatgtcctggctattgtaaatagagctgcaatgaacattgtggtacatgactctttttgaattatggttttctcaggtcaactaatttttaattatatatacatgtatttatttatttatctatttatttatttaaattccgTGTCATTGTTACTGGATATATCTTCTGCAAAGTGCCAAAAATTGTTTTGGGGGTGGTACACAGCAATACTATTTATTGACagtccccctccccttttttctaGAGTGATGTCTGCTCTGTTCCAGTAAGTTTATATCTTCATTTTCAGTAGTTCATTTGGTGTGAAGAAAGTTCTCATATCAATGCTCATGATTCTTTACCAACAAAATTAAATGTGTCGTGTTTTCATGCAAATGAGCTTTAAGAAATGgtaaacttttcttttcctttgttttattttttcacaacaGCATCTGTTGACTTCATTTGGCACTCTGTTTAACATTCCGCCTCTGGAGATTGTAAGGGTAGGCAGGTGAGGGGAAGTGGcaaggggaagaagaaagaggagagggtAAGAAAGGTGTTTCATAGTTTATCCAGATGAGGCATCCCAAtcaaaataagaatagaaaaataatagaggtaATAATTGCCAGTGTTTATAAATGCTGATTTAGTCACTGGCTGCAGGGAATAGCTGTAGAATATGTTCTTAAAGATAAGTTAAAATTTAGGAAGACTACATATTTTGGACTCAGTGTTGCACACACCAAGCTTTTCTGACATTCAAAACATTCATTTACAGGTGAAATAACTTTTATGTGTTCATGATAAgatttttcttcaagtttttttttttttttcttcaagttttaaGACAGTTAAAAATTAACTCTTCCCCCTAAatgtctttcttattttccagTCATATTTTAAAGAGCAGAAAGACAATGTTGGCTTCTTAATCACAAACAACCTCTCGGTTGGGGGAGCATGAAAGTGTCCCTTGAGAAAAATTGCTGAACCCCATGCAGTGcaagtttttctttcatagaGTCAGGTGGCAGAGTCCGTATGGGACAACCAAGTCTTTCTATGTAAGGATTCTGTTCCCCTTTCAGTCACTGGCTCGTTGCAGCAACATCCTCTTGGAAGCCAATCTTGTTCACTTAGAATCACTCTTTGAAACGCTTCACAATCTCAAAGagaatcagttttgttttttttttaaagagaatcagccaggttttttttaaaaaaaagtaaactctgTATTGAAATGTAAGTTACATACAGAAATGTGCCCAAATCGTGAGTTTGTAGTTTGatatatttttacaaagtgaACACACCTGTATAACCAGAAAACAGAGCAAGGAGCAGAGCATCACCTGAACTCCACAAAGCTTCCTCTGTCACTTCTGTCCCTGTCCCCGAAAGGGCAACCACTATGTGGACTTCTAACACCAGGGattaattttgtctgtttttgaactttatataaatggggtAATATAGTATAAAAACTTAACGTCTCCAGCTTCCTTCAAGCAATATTCTGTTTGTAAGACTCAACCAAGAACAACAGAATTTTGAGGCTAAGTTACATGAGCGGTGATGTCTGGTCTATAATTGtttttttggggtgttttttgcCTGATTTTGACAAGTATTTATGAAAAGCCaaaaccaaaactctcagccTTTATTGGTGGAAGTTTAGCAAACTAGTGCAGATAATCTTGAATGGAATACTTGGAGGAAGTAGAAACCACCACGTCAAATTACTTCAGAAACATTCAAAAGGCCAGGTCCAAGAGAATAACGGAAAGCACTCACACAATTTCAAGTTTGACACAGTGTATTCCTAGTCATGGCAATACAGTGACTCCCTGATATAAAAACTTTGCAAAATTCTTCTGAGCTTCTTAAATTCCCTGCAACTTAGAGATACTATATAAATATTCACAGGATTTTCCAAAGCAAAAATTGCTGCTTTTCTTGGCTCCCGACAAGCAAACCAGCAAGAGACTCTACTGGAACAAGATGCAAAGCACAATCATATTGAATTTGAACATCAGTTTTAAAACCGATTCTTTATAATTTCTGGAGCTAGTAATCAGAGAGGCAGCATATTAATGAGACTATGCCAGATAGTTTAGCTCTTCCACTTGGAATTtgcttctgcttttaaaaataaaaataacctgtaatacaaaaaaaaattaactcttaaCTCTTCTTGAGGAGAAAATCCAAAATTGGaactaagaaaattaattttagtctTTAAAAATAGCTTAGTGGTGATGCACGTATCTAAGATTCAAAGGAAGAGATTAATGTtcaaatctgtagatcaatttaaaACTTGCTTGTCTCTTCTCAGGGGAAGGTCATGAGATTTGACACGTGGTCCAAAAACCAGCCTGTAAGAATAGTTTATATAAAAACCAAAAAGTTGTGCCAAACTTTGGGTAAAACTCCAATAAACTAGTTAATGATGCTGTAGCTGAAATTCTGAATGATGAAGtgcttttgtctttctttcctaatctcccatcctccccctccctttctcttaCAGGCATGGAGAGTAGAAAACTGATTTCTGCTACAGACATTCAATACTCTGGCAGTCTGCTGAACTCCTTGAATGAGCAACGCGGCCATGGACTCTTCTGTGATGTTACCGTTATCGTGGAAGACCGAAAATTCCGAGCCCACAGGAACATCCTTTCAGCTTCTAGTACTTACTTCCATCAGCTCTTCTCAGTTGCTGGGCAAGTTGTTGAACTGAGCTTTATAAGAGCAGAGATCTTTGCAGAAATTCTCAATTATATCTATAGTTCTAAAATTGTTCGTGTTAGATCAGATTTACTTGATGAGTTAATTAAATCAGGGCAATTATTAGGAGTTAAATTTATAGCAGAGCTTGGTGTCCCGTTGTCACAGGTTAAAAGCATCTCAGGTACAGCTCAGGATGGTAATGCAGAAACCTTACCTCCTGGTTCTAGTGACAAGAACCttgaaatacaaaaatcaaaagaTGAAGCCCAAGAAAATGGGGCCACTATAATGCCAATTATAACAGAGTCTTTTTCCTTATCTGCTGAAGATTATGAGATGAAAAAGATCATTGTTACCGATTCAGATGATGACGACGATGACGTCATTTTCTGCTCTGAGATTCTGCCTGCAAAGGAGACTTTGCCGAGTACCAATACAGTGGCAGAGGTCCAGCCTAACCCAGGCTCTGTTGCTATTTCAGATGTTGCACCTTGTGCGAGCAATAGCTCTCCCCCTTTAACAACTATCACACCTACTCAGAAACTTCCTACTTCTGTGAATCAGGCAACTCTGAACCAAACACAAGGAAGTGAAAAATTGTTGGTATCTTCGGCCCCAACACATCTGACTCCCAACATCATTTTGTTAAATCAGACATCACTTACTACACCACCAAATGTCAGTTCTTCACTTTCAAATCATATGTCTCCTTCAATCAATGTACTTGTGCAGAATCAGCAGCCACCAAACAGTGCTGTTTTAACAGGAAACAAGGccaatgaagaggaggaggaggaaattatagatgatgatgatgacactaTTAGCTCCAGTCCAGACTCGGCGGTCAGTAATACATCTTTGGTCCCACAGGCTGAGATCCCCCCAAATACCGCTTTTGATGGATCGTTGATACAGAAGATGCAGATTCCTACACTTCTGCAAGAGCCActttctaattctttaaaaatttcagataTAATTACTAGAAACACTAATGATCCAGGTTTAGGATCAAAACATCTAATGGAGGGTCAGAAGATTATTACTTTAGATACAGCTACTGAAATTGAAGGCTTGTCGACGGGTTGCAAGGTTTATGCAAATATTGGTGAAGATACTTATGATATAGTGATCCCTGTCAAAGATGACCCTGACGAAGGGGAGGCCAGACTTGAGAATGAGATACCAAAAACATCTAGCAGTGAGACGGCAAATAAACGTATGAAGGTAAAACATGATGATCACTATGAGTTAATTGTAGATGGAAGGGTCTATTATATCTGTATTGTATGCAAAAGGTCATATGTCTGTCTGACAAGCTTGCGGAGACATTTTAACATTCATTCTTGGGAGAAGAAGTATCCTTGCCGTTACTGTGAGAAGGTATTTCCTCTTGCAGAATATCGCACAAAGCATGAAATTCATCACACAGGGGAGAGAAGGTATCAGTGTTTGGCCTGTGGCAAGTCTTTCATCAACTATCAGTTTATGTCTTCACACATAAAGTCAGTTCATAGTCAAGATCCTTCTGGAGACTCAAAGCTTTATCGTTTACATCCATGCAGGTCTTTACAGATCAGACAATATGCATACCTTTCTGATAAGTCAGGCACCGTGCCTGTCATGAAGGATGATGGTATTGGGTATAAGGTTGATGCTGGGAAAGAACCTCCAGTAGGGACCACATCTACTCCTCAGAACAAGCCAATGACCTGGGAAGATATTTTTATTCAGCAGGAAAATGATTCAATTTTTAAACAGAATGTAACAGATGGCAGTACTGAGTTTGAATTTATAATACCAGAATCTTACTGAACTCCTTTGAAATATCAGAAAGTTTTGGTTTGGATTAAGGGTCAGGGCTTTCAGAAGACCTGTAAAACAAAGGTGAAGACAAGTTGATTTGATCTGCCATGTCATCTGAAGGTAGTCTAGTTGGATTATTTGTTGATAATTTTTTAGAAGCAAATTATTCTGAAAGTTTGAATAGAGATTGAGAAGTTTTTCCCCCCAAGTATCCATTTTTATAGTTAGCTTTCAGCACATTTaaaagaggcaaaaagaaaaaaaaagcttggagAGATAGTTTCCTGAATAGAATTTGAAGCAGTCTGAATGTTCTTTGAAAATAACTGGAGTTATTAGCATACCCTAGTATATCTTGCAACTTTCCCCTTCCGTGTTAGCACTTTACTGATGAATTCtcaattttcttattattgagacTATAAATGTGTCGTGTCTTGTATATGGcataaaaagtaaacaagaaCTTCTAAAGTTGTCCTGGAAATTTTCAGAATAAGTCTCTGCTTGGTTGTGTATTCTGCTAACCCAAATGGATAGCAACCTCCTGCCCCTCATGAAAATGGCCGTGCAGACAAATCTCTCGTTTGAAGAATGAAGTAGTTTTAGCTAATTAGAATTAAACCTTGCTTTTATTGCCATAGTCTGGAAAAGACCTGTGGCTGGACTACTGTATATATACCTTTGCAATGTGGTTTCCGTGGGCAAAAATACTAAAGGAAAACAAATCTCTGTAGTGCAGACAGGAAGAGGTGAAATGTTCTATCGCATTTGTTTTGAATTCTGCACTCTTATATGATAGCGACAGAGAATGGAAATAAATGGAGATTTCCTTTTTGCTTGTTATGGTTAAAAATattcccatgacatttttcaaattttgaatcTGAAAGCCACCAAATTAATCTTTATGTATAAATCTTTATAAATGACAAATTTCATAAATGAGACGCCTATATATTTTGGGCGGGAGGCTActggcatatatttttaaatgttcatattaCTTAGAATCTCTAATAGGAAGTTTTTATTTGACATAGTTGAATCAGTGATCTAGTATTTTCCTTTCAGCAAGACCTTTTAGGTTTTTACTCCTTCTAAAATAAGTTCCATTCCATCTGCAAATTGCTGCAGTATTATAGCAATCAGAAGCTATACGTGGAAGTTAAATAGGCTTGTTGATTCCCATTTATCTTGAGAACAATAAATACCACCTTTCTCCCTTTTAAAATGACACATATTTAAACACttagaaaataaagtcaaaactTATTGAAGTGCTAGTACTAAAAGGGAAGCAGGTTGGAACAAATATATAGCCTAGCATTTATAACAGGATTGACTTGTTGAACTTCTGTAAATGActttttgcaaaggaaaaaaattaatagatacTGAAAATGATTGTTGTGCATAGTTATTAGTCATTTGTAACCTTGCTTAAGTATTTCTTAATTCAACatagatattttctttctccctaaCCACGTATTTTTGAAAATAGTCTATTTCTTGACTTTGAACTTAAAGCTTTAATCATAATTTCTCATGTATATGTCATTCTTCTGACAGTAATCTAGATTTGAAGATAATGGTTTCAGTGTTCCTTAAGATGGTAGCTGAGGGTATCAGGCATCAGTATTTGCAGTaatatgagaagaaagaaaaatagtataCTCCTTTGCTTTACCAAGGATTAGAATGATGTGcatctttctgttttctgttatGTGAGTTGAGACCTTAAGACCATTTTGTAAACTAAtccttggaaatttttaaattaccttaCAACTTAAGAGTCTGATCTCTGGAATTGcaatatctgtttcctttctgtGTAGGTACTGATAACATTACTCTTTGACTATAGGGTACactctgaaatattttcagtggaaatttgtttgtttcattaatGCTGTTTTACAAGTTAGACATAATTCTTCTACAAGTGTGAATGATACTGATACTAGCAGAGCTTCCAGTCCTTTCAGACTTAACTGCTAGATAAATTAGTTTGTCATAATAAAACTTGGTGGTTTCTACAAGGCCATTATGACAAACCAGGAGTTAATTCTATAATGGAAAACTATCCATTCTTAATTATCTGGATATAATTATTTGCTGCTGCTGTGCTCTATGTAAATTCTGAGCATGAAATTTCAACTTTGCCTACTGAAGGTATCTTCTAGAGTTTTTTGggaggaggaaaactggaaaaatcactttaaattgcatttttgcCAGAAGACTTTTACTTGCATGTATGTCAGGGTCTTCTGTTTTTCTACAAGTCTCTATATCCAAAATTCAGAATTCATGCGGAATACTCCTTTGGGATTAAAACCGTTCACCCCCAGTATTTATGGGGTTGGAAATCTGTGGCAAGAGGCTGTTCAAAGCTTGTCATGGGGTGTTCCTATTTTATACTTAGTTTTCTGGCAGTtgaacttcctttttttcctttcaagttgGCCTCAAATTTGCTCCTGTGCTAAATTACCTATAAATATTCTGGATAGGAACTTTGAAATAGCAATTTGTTAAAAGAGATGACAGAAAATGAAAGTGCTCAAACtaagcaaagatttttaaatgtagcaATCTTGCAAGATTCACTTTAGAATAAATCTTAAATGATTATCATTTTGGTGGTAATGATCCCCCCCACACAACCACTATGAGGAATTGATGCTGGGTTTTTCCCGTTGTaccaaaaagataaaacaaatggtAAAAATGATGAAGGTATTTTGTATTGTCAAGGCGTGCATATTCTAAAGAATTAAATACTAATTCAGCAGCACTGGCTTTCTCATCTCTGTCAATCATATGAAACCTTGTTCATTTCCATCCAATACTGTAATGTTCATACTTGTTCACTCTTCTCTGTCATGACTTTAAGTTCTACTTTTCATTAACCGTTACCTGATATTAGTTCGTAGAGCTTCttatggcaaaaataaaatgttttaattctgaTTTTTGAGTGCATTTTTTACAAGATGATCTTTCAGAAATTATATATCTATCTTATGTTctgttgtttttcagtttttgtagCAGGAGACTGGAACTGTATTTCTGATGACAGCATGACAGAATTTCCCATTAGGTTTTATATGTTGGTTAATCGCATGCCCATTTTATCTTGAACCATAATAGTCAAAAGTGATTCAGCTGCTGTCAGTTGCTTTAGAGTGTTTGTGATACTTCTGTTGATTCCATGAAGACACATGTAAGTTGATAAGGAGGAGGAtagttttattaatttgaaaCATCACAAAAGCAGTCTGGGTTTCCAACATGGCAGTGATACAGATTTTAAGCAACATCCAGTTATACAGGTTCtggattaatattttaatgttcatGCCCAGTTCAATACTTTAAAGCAGAATTAGGAATAAAGCGGTAAATATTACAAAATGCAGTCAAGGTACATTTTGGAAATACAAATTCCTTCATTACAGCAAATGTTTTTGCAAAAGAGTAAAGCAGCAAATATTAACTTTTCTAAGGTAACATGCACTTTTTATAGTTCAATGTGATAAAAAAACAAGCTGCTCAAATTAAGTGTTACAAAATCTATACTGTTTCAAGTTATTTTgtaaagtaagaaaaatacatagaaatgagTCATAGAATCTTAACACTTTAAGAAATGTGATAAATGTAGGATATACTATGTAAtggtgcctttaaaaaaattaaatacccaTACACGTTCACTAAAGCAAAATGTAAAGTGTAAACAGCAAGAAATTTCATTATTACAAGTTGATATTTGTATAGTAAGTCAATTGGTTATTAGTCCCTTTTTGAAATCCAATAGAATTTTAATATGCTCAGAACTGTAGAAAATAATAGTAACTTTATATAACGCAAAAGGATTATAGTTGTTCAGATTTGAAATCCGGATGAGACATCAGTCGTGATGCCGAAAGTTAAACTGAATGTTTTGCAAACATTTACTGTGAACAATGAGCACACTGGTTGTACCTTGGTAACTCTTGATGGCTGGGTGTCTACAAGGTAGATGGGAGCACCAGCATTTGCCTGCTACCGCTAATCCATGGCGTTGGGAGGTAGCGAAATTGGCTGGAAATTTTTCCTGTATGCGTTCTGTGTTTGCAGAACTGTCTAATTAGGTACCCTCCTGTAGCCCTGTATTTTTATGTTGTACAAGTGTAGGATTATCAATCTTCCTTTAAATCAATCGATTCTCAGGTTAACATAAGATCACAATGAAAGTGTTCATTCTGAAGTGAAGGCATGGTGCCGAAGTGTTAAATTCATCAGATTGAGGTTTAAAGCTGTGTATAATTAAAAGAACTGTACAAATACCTACCACAATGTGCCAGATGGATTTTAAATCTACGATAACACTTAAGAATTTGTCAAGTTGGCTACATTTGAGGTATTGCAGACAAAGCGGCATTGTAACACTTTCATAATCTTGAACGCTGTCATGACTGGTCTCAACAGAAAAAAGGACCAATAAGAGCAGTGGCATTAAAATACAGATGAttcttttgggggtggggtgcaggatACGTGCGGTTTGCTGGGATTGAAGCACAATATTTGAAGATAAACAGTCACAAAGATTAGTAACAATCATAACACGACCCAAGAACCTAATCTAGCATTTTTGAACTCAATTTTAACCGTAAGATTTGTATCTCCTGCAGCAAATGCAACATGTAGTAGAACCGCTGTCTCCTAAGTTACCCGATGTATAACTGAGATCCACTTAAAACATCTCACATGTTGTTCTGTGTATTTCAGTGCCTCTTGAACAATCAATCCTGTTCCCCACTACTCAAAGGACTATTGCACTTTTCCCTTTGGGAGGTACCAATCACAGAAGCTGAGCTGAATGATCACAATAGCCATTTTTACAATACAGAGAAGAAAGGAGTAAGAGACATGGGCAGCTTTTTTCAGCATCCAGacacaagcaaacaaaatcttAGAACTCTCTGCATTGGAACTACCGTGTAGCCCCATCATCTGGGAAATTTTCCTTAGGGACTGACTTTAGTGGTAGGGAAAGACAGGGCCTATAAGCCAGGTGCTTCAACCAAGGTGCTAGGGTGGCGATCTGCCAACGGCCGGAGGACAACACTCCATTTACACAAAGTGAAGCAGATGGCAACCACACTTCTGCtgcacacagaggcggggccataGGGTAACGCAGGTCCAAACAAGACAAGCTGCTTGCTGGGATGGCTCTCCAGCCTTGCGTTGCCCTTCTTGGAAGTGCTGGGCTCAGTCTAGCCACCCCTGCTCTGCACTGATAACAAATAAGCTTCTTCCCTATCTTTCCTTAGCCTGGCAGGCCATTGCAAAACTTTATGCATAAGAATCACACTTTAA contains the following coding sequences:
- the ZBTB33 gene encoding transcriptional regulator Kaiso — protein: MESRKLISATDIQYSGSLLNSLNEQRGHGLFCDVTVIVEDRKFRAHRNILSASSTYFHQLFSVAGQVVELSFIRAEIFAEILNYIYSSKIVRVRSDLLDELIKSGQLLGVKFIAELGVPLSQVKSISGTAQDGNAETLPPGSSDKNLEIQKSKDEAQENGATIMPIITESFSLSAEDYEMKKIIVTDSDDDDDDVIFCSEILPAKETLPSTNTVAEVQPNPGSVAISDVAPCASNSSPPLTTITPTQKLPTSVNQATLNQTQGSEKLLVSSAPTHLTPNIILLNQTSLTTPPNVSSSLSNHMSPSINVLVQNQQPPNSAVLTGNKANEEEEEEIIDDDDDTISSSPDSAVSNTSLVPQAEIPPNTAFDGSLIQKMQIPTLLQEPLSNSLKISDIITRNTNDPGLGSKHLMEGQKIITLDTATEIEGLSTGCKVYANIGEDTYDIVIPVKDDPDEGEARLENEIPKTSSSETANKRMKVKHDDHYELIVDGRVYYICIVCKRSYVCLTSLRRHFNIHSWEKKYPCRYCEKVFPLAEYRTKHEIHHTGERRYQCLACGKSFINYQFMSSHIKSVHSQDPSGDSKLYRLHPCRSLQIRQYAYLSDKSGTVPVMKDDGIGYKVDAGKEPPVGTTSTPQNKPMTWEDIFIQQENDSIFKQNVTDGSTEFEFIIPESY